In Dyadobacter subterraneus, a single genomic region encodes these proteins:
- a CDS encoding RNA polymerase sigma factor, whose translation MMISKSAYTELELISSLKSNKKEAFEYLYDHYASALYGIIMKIVKDEEKAADVMQDSFLKIWKNIESYNVEKGTLFTWILNVARNTAIDRLRLDLKKENSVSWDTILESEMGNNVIFNPIPATIDIRAIVSRLLPEKSILIDLVYFQGYTHEEVSEKLSLPLGTVKSRIRKALNELRDIFGVNNYSLRVA comes from the coding sequence ATGATGATAAGTAAATCTGCATACACCGAACTCGAATTGATTTCTTCTTTAAAATCCAACAAAAAAGAAGCCTTCGAGTATCTCTATGATCATTACGCCTCGGCCTTGTATGGTATCATCATGAAAATCGTTAAGGATGAAGAAAAAGCGGCGGATGTAATGCAGGATTCATTTCTAAAAATCTGGAAAAATATTGAAAGTTATAATGTTGAAAAAGGTACCCTTTTTACATGGATTCTCAATGTTGCCCGAAATACAGCTATTGATCGTTTAAGGCTTGACCTCAAAAAGGAAAATTCTGTAAGCTGGGATACAATTCTGGAATCTGAAATGGGAAATAATGTTATCTTTAATCCAATTCCGGCTACAATTGACATTCGTGCTATTGTTTCCAGATTGCTTCCGGAAAAAAGTATTTTAATAGATCTTGTTTATTTTCAGGGATATACGCACGAGGAAGTATCTGAAAAATTAAGTCTGCCGCTTGGAACAGTAAAGTCAAGGATTAGAAAAGCACTTAATGAATTGAGAGATATTTTTGGTGTTAACAACTATTCTTTAAGGGTGGCATAA